One stretch of Comamonadaceae bacterium OTU4NAUVB1 DNA includes these proteins:
- a CDS encoding PAS domain-containing protein gives MSLNYQALFDASPNPYLILDRSLNIAGANPAYLRTMQREWSGIAGRWAWDAFPTDAVTQAQAIASVEQVFATGVPDTMALLRFDIARPAPEGGGFEKRYWSITHIPVLDAHGEVEMVIHHPIDVTELERLQDVVPPENDLVLRPEQTLIFERARKVTQSNLALKAESEQLRQLFAQAPSFMAVLRGPEHRFALANTAYEALANTRPLVGRTIREVFDDKEGMVFFDLLDQAYRSGEAFIGHGMEFQLQHGTSSRRRRLLDFVFQPMRDAAGEVTGIFVEGNDVTELRDTLDALAQREARLRLVIENAMDHAILTTDPEGIITHWSGGAHQIFGWSADEAIGQSASIIFTPEDRREGIDALEFASATAQGRAIDKRWHLCKDGQRVFVNGSMNLLSPSPSGEPQGFMKIARDETARHRAEQAIKELNETLEQRVQERTGALVESQSQLRQSQKMEAIGQLTGGIAHDFNNLLATITSSLELMNRRIAAGRSAADLTRYITMASTAAQSASALIQRLLAFSRKQTLDLQSFEVNGLIAQMQDMLRRSIGENIQFELLLQPGLPAVKSDRNQIENALLNLAINARDAMPGGGVIRVKTSTRELDAGYAAMHPDVAPGQYVMVSVSDNGTGMSPETLAKAFDPFFTTKPIGQGTGLGLSMIYGFARQTGGHASIHSVVGEGTTVNLYLPCNLAPLAPSVTREQSVARSPRGQGETILFVEDEPGVRLVLAEILDELGYRIHEAIDAPSAMAAQEGLTRLDLLISDVGLPGTNGRQLAETMRERRPGLKVLFITGYAGNAAVKDEFLAEGMDMLPKPFTIDALAHKVRGLLER, from the coding sequence ATGTCGCTCAACTACCAGGCGCTGTTCGATGCGTCGCCCAACCCCTACCTGATCCTCGACCGTTCGCTCAACATCGCGGGAGCGAACCCGGCGTACCTGCGGACGATGCAGCGCGAGTGGTCCGGCATCGCGGGGCGGTGGGCCTGGGACGCGTTCCCCACCGACGCCGTCACCCAGGCGCAGGCCATCGCCTCCGTCGAGCAGGTCTTCGCCACGGGCGTGCCTGACACCATGGCGCTGCTGCGGTTCGACATCGCGAGGCCCGCGCCGGAGGGCGGGGGGTTCGAGAAGCGCTACTGGAGCATCACGCACATCCCCGTGCTCGACGCGCATGGCGAGGTGGAGATGGTGATCCACCACCCGATCGACGTGACCGAACTGGAACGCCTGCAGGACGTGGTGCCGCCCGAGAACGACCTCGTGCTGCGCCCCGAGCAGACGCTGATCTTCGAGCGGGCCCGGAAGGTCACCCAGAGCAACCTGGCCCTGAAGGCCGAGAGCGAGCAGTTGCGCCAGCTCTTCGCGCAGGCGCCGAGCTTCATGGCGGTGCTGCGGGGTCCGGAACATCGCTTCGCGCTGGCCAACACCGCCTACGAAGCGCTGGCCAACACGCGCCCGCTGGTCGGTCGAACCATCCGCGAGGTGTTCGACGACAAGGAGGGGATGGTGTTCTTCGACCTCCTGGACCAGGCCTACCGTTCCGGAGAGGCGTTCATCGGTCACGGCATGGAATTCCAATTGCAGCACGGCACGTCGAGCCGACGACGGCGCCTGCTCGATTTCGTCTTCCAGCCCATGCGCGACGCGGCCGGCGAAGTCACGGGCATCTTCGTCGAAGGCAACGACGTGACCGAGCTGCGCGACACGCTCGATGCCCTGGCGCAGCGCGAGGCCCGCTTGCGCCTGGTCATCGAGAACGCCATGGACCACGCCATCCTCACCACCGACCCCGAGGGGATCATCACGCACTGGTCGGGTGGCGCCCACCAGATCTTCGGCTGGAGCGCCGACGAGGCCATCGGACAGAGTGCCTCGATCATCTTCACGCCCGAGGACCGGCGCGAGGGGATCGACGCCCTGGAATTCGCCTCGGCGACCGCGCAGGGCCGGGCGATCGACAAGCGGTGGCACCTCTGCAAGGACGGGCAGCGCGTCTTCGTCAATGGCTCGATGAACCTGCTGTCGCCCTCGCCGTCGGGTGAACCGCAAGGGTTCATGAAGATCGCCCGCGACGAGACGGCGCGCCATCGCGCCGAGCAGGCCATCAAGGAACTCAACGAGACCCTGGAACAGCGGGTGCAGGAGCGGACCGGCGCGCTGGTGGAGTCGCAGTCGCAACTGCGCCAGTCGCAGAAGATGGAGGCGATCGGCCAGCTCACGGGCGGGATCGCGCACGACTTCAACAACCTGCTGGCGACCATCACGTCCAGCCTGGAACTGATGAACCGCCGGATCGCCGCGGGCAGGAGCGCCGCCGATCTGACCCGCTACATCACGATGGCCTCGACCGCGGCGCAGAGCGCGTCCGCGCTCATCCAGCGGTTGCTGGCGTTCTCGCGCAAGCAGACCCTGGACCTGCAGTCGTTCGAGGTCAACGGCCTGATCGCCCAGATGCAGGACATGCTCCGGCGCAGCATCGGCGAGAACATCCAGTTCGAACTGCTGCTGCAGCCCGGACTGCCGGCCGTCAAGTCCGACCGCAACCAGATCGAGAACGCCCTGCTCAACTTGGCCATCAACGCGCGCGACGCGATGCCCGGCGGCGGCGTGATCCGCGTGAAGACGTCGACGCGTGAGCTCGACGCGGGTTACGCGGCCATGCACCCCGATGTCGCTCCCGGCCAGTACGTGATGGTGAGCGTCTCGGACAACGGCACCGGCATGTCGCCCGAGACCCTGGCCAAGGCCTTCGACCCGTTCTTCACCACCAAGCCGATCGGACAGGGCACCGGCCTGGGTCTGTCGATGATCTATGGTTTCGCCCGCCAGACGGGCGGCCACGCCAGCATCCATTCGGTGGTGGGCGAAGGCACGACCGTCAACCTCTACCTGCCCTGCAACTTGGCACCGCTGGCGCCGTCGGTCACGCGCGAGCAGTCCGTGGCGCGCTCGCCGCGAGGCCAGGGCGAGACCATTCTGTTCGTGGAGGACGAACCCGGCGTCCGGCTGGTGCTGGCGGAGATCCTGGACGAACTGGGCTACCGCATCCACGAGGCGATCGATGCGCCGAGCGCGATGGCGGCGCAGGAAGGACTGACGCGGCTCGACCTGCTGATCAGCGACGTGGGCCTGCCGGGCACCAACGGCCGCCAGCTCGCCGAGACCATGCGCGAGCGTCGCCCGGGTCTCAAGGTGCTGTTCATCACCGGCTACGCCGGCAATGCCGCCGTGAAGGACGAGTTCCTGGCCGAGGGCATGGACATGCTGCCCAAGCCTTTCACCATCGATGCGCTGGCCCACAAGGTCCGAGGCCTGCTCGAGCGCTGA
- a CDS encoding histidine kinase famiy protein, translating into MQSSSEKPPIKRSRAPNVSVADSGAQAIPGHRDDIFFAAIETTRMPMIVTDPHQPDNPIVFANRAFLSTTGYAMEEVMGRNCRFLQGPDTDPSTVAEVRAAIKDRHETSVELLNYRKDGTSFWNALYISPIFDENKALVYFFASQLDVSRRRDMEEALGQAQKMEALGQLTGGIAHDFNNLLQVMSGHLDLLEFRRKAGSMTDAALDRGLSSIRSSIVKTSTLTQQMLAFSRKQRLEGRMVNLNSLVDDLTDLVKETLGERIEVKMHLAKDLGNCQLDSTQLEVALLNILVNARDAMPDGGTITLKTRNVEVDAQDAQSFAGLAPGQYVALVVADTGEGISPDIIKRVMDPFFTTKDEGKGTGLGLSMVYGFAKQSGGMADIYSELGIGTTVRMYFPRSGRVMQAPQHAVQRPAEQGGTETVLVVDDRPEVANTSRDMLESLGYTVHVACSGQEALDMQRANRDRWTPDLLFSDLIMPGGMNGFGLARELRKRLPDVRVLLTTGYAGASDGINRDENSEFEILKKPYRFTDLARRVRWVLDKQQLALQTDEEK; encoded by the coding sequence ATGCAGTCTTCCTCCGAAAAGCCGCCCATCAAGCGATCCAGGGCGCCCAATGTCTCCGTCGCCGACTCCGGCGCACAGGCGATCCCCGGACACCGCGACGACATCTTCTTCGCCGCGATCGAGACGACCCGGATGCCGATGATCGTCACGGACCCCCATCAGCCAGACAACCCGATCGTCTTCGCCAATCGCGCGTTCCTCTCGACCACCGGCTACGCGATGGAAGAGGTGATGGGCCGCAACTGCCGCTTCCTGCAGGGACCGGACACGGATCCCTCCACCGTGGCCGAGGTCCGCGCGGCGATCAAGGACCGCCACGAGACCAGCGTCGAACTCCTCAACTACCGCAAGGACGGCACCAGCTTCTGGAACGCGCTCTACATCTCGCCCATCTTCGACGAGAACAAGGCGCTGGTCTATTTCTTCGCCTCGCAACTCGACGTGAGCCGCCGGCGCGACATGGAGGAGGCGCTGGGCCAGGCGCAGAAGATGGAGGCGCTGGGCCAGTTGACCGGCGGCATCGCGCACGACTTCAACAACCTGCTGCAGGTGATGTCGGGGCACCTGGACCTGCTGGAATTCCGCCGGAAGGCGGGTTCGATGACCGACGCCGCGCTGGACCGCGGCCTGAGCAGCATCCGCAGCTCGATCGTGAAGACATCGACCCTCACGCAGCAGATGCTGGCCTTCTCCCGCAAGCAGCGACTCGAAGGCCGGATGGTCAACCTCAACAGCCTGGTGGACGATCTCACCGACCTGGTCAAGGAAACGCTGGGCGAGCGGATCGAGGTCAAGATGCATCTGGCCAAGGACCTGGGCAACTGCCAGCTGGACAGCACGCAACTCGAAGTCGCGCTGCTCAACATCCTGGTCAATGCGCGCGATGCCATGCCCGACGGCGGCACGATCACTCTGAAGACGCGCAACGTCGAAGTCGACGCCCAGGATGCGCAGTCGTTCGCGGGACTCGCACCCGGGCAGTACGTGGCCCTGGTCGTGGCCGACACCGGCGAAGGCATTTCCCCGGACATCATCAAGCGCGTCATGGACCCTTTCTTCACGACCAAGGACGAAGGCAAGGGCACGGGCCTGGGCCTGTCGATGGTCTACGGCTTCGCCAAGCAATCCGGCGGCATGGCCGACATCTATTCGGAATTGGGCATCGGCACGACCGTGCGGATGTACTTCCCGCGCTCGGGCCGCGTGATGCAGGCGCCCCAGCACGCCGTCCAGCGCCCCGCCGAACAGGGCGGCACCGAGACGGTCCTGGTGGTGGACGACCGCCCGGAAGTGGCGAACACGTCGCGGGACATGCTCGAGAGCCTGGGCTACACCGTCCATGTGGCCTGCAGCGGGCAGGAAGCCCTGGACATGCAGCGCGCGAACCGGGATCGCTGGACGCCCGACCTGCTGTTCTCCGACCTCATCATGCCGGGCGGCATGAACGGCTTCGGCCTGGCGCGCGAGTTGCGAAAGCGCTTGCCGGATGTCCGCGTTCTGCTGACCACCGGCTATGCCGGCGCATCGGACGGCATCAACAGGGACGAGAACTCGGAGTTCGAAATACTCAAGAAGCCCTACCGGTTCACCGACCTGGCGAGGCGTGTGCGGTGGGTGCTGGACAAGCAGCAACTGGCATTGCAGACGGACGAAGAAAAATAA
- a CDS encoding esterase, protein MNRTLNLLLAIAVTLGLTACAAPGATDKAIDPDAPLTIARQGSFFVGGRDVKSDHLSLLPAYAPSGTITVDQMYVRYQVPPAASKPPVVFIHGCCLTGKTWESTPDGRMGWDELFVRRGFPTYVVDQVSRGRSASDPSAIVQVKGGRAAPEALPQVFGAAQEGAWTIFRFGPEYPKVFPGMQFPLEAQAEFWKQMVPDWLNALPTPNPTVPALSELARRLDGAVLVSHSQSGIYPFQTAALDRRGIAGIVAIEPGACPAASADLRPYTNLPILVLWGDFVTESPRWAPRLKLCRDFVDAANKAGGKAEMVMLADVGMPGASHMLMQDRHSLRIGAWLAGWIDRSTKR, encoded by the coding sequence ATGAATCGAACCCTGAACCTGTTGCTGGCGATCGCCGTGACGCTGGGCCTGACCGCCTGTGCCGCACCCGGCGCCACCGACAAGGCGATCGACCCCGACGCACCGCTGACGATCGCGCGTCAAGGCAGCTTTTTCGTCGGCGGGCGCGACGTCAAGTCCGACCACCTGTCGCTGCTGCCGGCCTATGCGCCATCGGGCACCATCACGGTCGATCAGATGTACGTGCGCTACCAGGTGCCGCCGGCCGCGTCAAAGCCGCCCGTGGTGTTCATCCATGGCTGCTGCCTAACCGGCAAGACCTGGGAATCGACGCCCGACGGCCGCATGGGCTGGGACGAGTTGTTCGTGCGCCGGGGTTTTCCGACCTACGTGGTGGACCAGGTGTCGCGAGGCCGCTCCGCCAGCGATCCTTCGGCCATCGTCCAGGTCAAGGGCGGCCGGGCGGCGCCGGAGGCCCTGCCGCAGGTCTTCGGCGCCGCGCAGGAAGGCGCCTGGACGATCTTCCGCTTCGGCCCGGAGTACCCGAAGGTCTTCCCGGGCATGCAGTTTCCATTGGAAGCGCAGGCCGAGTTCTGGAAGCAGATGGTGCCCGACTGGCTCAATGCCCTGCCGACCCCGAATCCGACCGTGCCGGCCCTGTCCGAACTCGCGCGCAGGCTCGATGGCGCCGTGCTGGTCAGTCATTCCCAGAGCGGCATCTATCCGTTCCAGACCGCGGCGCTGGACCGGCGCGGCATCGCCGGCATCGTGGCCATCGAGCCCGGTGCGTGCCCGGCTGCGAGCGCGGACCTGCGCCCCTACACGAACCTGCCGATCCTGGTGCTGTGGGGCGACTTCGTCACGGAATCGCCGCGCTGGGCCCCGCGGCTCAAGCTGTGCCGGGACTTCGTCGATGCCGCGAACAAGGCGGGTGGCAAGGCCGAGATGGTGATGCTGGCCGATGTCGGCATGCCCGGCGCATCGCACATGCTGATGCAGGATCGCCACAGCCTGCGGATCGGAGCATGGCTGGCCGGCTGGATCGACCGCAGCACGAAGCGCTGA
- a CDS encoding tripartite tricarboxylate transporter substrate-binding protein: MSAFQRSRRHALLVAAGSLALRRAWAQSAYPERPVRLVVGYPAGGAVDIVARTLGQSLSASMGQPFIVENKPGAGTNIAVRSVIDAAPDGHTLMLAANALAANMALYKPAPFDAEHDLALIAQVGRVPVVIAANTSAPYDTVAQLVAAARAKPASVAYATPGNGATPHMAMALFARTAGIDLQHVPYRGGSQAITDTIGGQVPLVAVNALEALPHVRSGKLKVIATLSANRTRIFPDAPTIAESGHPGFEASVWYGLVAPAATPAPIVGRLYAEVQKALRHRKCGNASPRWAAT; the protein is encoded by the coding sequence ATGTCTGCATTCCAGCGCTCCCGACGTCATGCGCTGCTGGTGGCCGCCGGCTCGCTCGCCCTGCGCCGTGCATGGGCCCAGTCGGCCTATCCCGAACGCCCCGTCAGACTCGTCGTGGGCTACCCGGCCGGCGGCGCCGTCGACATCGTCGCGCGCACCCTCGGCCAGAGCCTGTCGGCCAGCATGGGGCAGCCCTTCATCGTCGAGAACAAGCCCGGCGCGGGAACCAACATCGCGGTGAGGTCGGTGATCGACGCCGCACCCGACGGCCACACCCTGATGCTCGCGGCCAATGCGCTGGCGGCCAACATGGCCCTCTACAAGCCGGCGCCCTTCGACGCGGAGCACGACCTGGCGCTGATCGCCCAGGTCGGCCGCGTGCCGGTGGTGATCGCGGCGAACACGTCCGCGCCCTACGACACCGTCGCGCAACTGGTGGCGGCTGCCAGGGCGAAGCCCGCTTCGGTGGCCTATGCGACGCCGGGCAACGGCGCGACACCGCACATGGCGATGGCGCTCTTCGCCAGGACCGCCGGCATCGACCTCCAGCACGTGCCCTACCGGGGCGGGTCGCAGGCCATCACCGACACCATCGGCGGCCAGGTGCCGCTGGTCGCGGTCAACGCCCTCGAAGCGCTACCGCACGTGAGGAGCGGCAAGCTCAAGGTCATCGCGACGCTGAGCGCGAACCGCACGCGCATCTTTCCGGACGCGCCGACGATCGCCGAGTCGGGCCATCCCGGCTTCGAGGCGTCGGTCTGGTACGGGCTGGTGGCTCCGGCCGCGACGCCCGCGCCCATCGTCGGGCGGCTGTACGCCGAGGTCCAGAAGGCGCTGCGACACCGGAAGTGCGGGAACGCCTCACCGCGGTGGGCGGCGACGTGA
- a CDS encoding aldolase has protein sequence MKAPAASAGGESRLREEIVEVGASLHARGYTTGTAGNISARLADGWLITPTDACLGRLDPARVAKVDHAGEWVSGDRPSKTLALHRGIYERNPAAHCVLHTHSTHLVALTLAGVHSPAAVLPPITPYQVMKIGRVPLIGYARPGAPEVARQVAALALEVRGVLLERLGPVVWAATVTGASHALEELEETARLWLMSERRPAPLDPAQVAELEATFGARW, from the coding sequence GTGAAGGCCCCGGCCGCGAGCGCCGGCGGCGAGTCGCGCCTGCGCGAGGAGATCGTCGAGGTCGGCGCCAGCCTGCATGCGCGGGGCTACACCACGGGCACGGCCGGCAACATCAGCGCGCGGCTGGCCGACGGCTGGCTCATCACGCCGACCGACGCCTGTCTCGGCCGGCTCGACCCGGCGCGCGTGGCCAAGGTCGACCACGCCGGCGAGTGGGTGTCGGGGGACCGGCCATCGAAGACGCTGGCGCTGCATCGCGGCATCTACGAACGCAATCCCGCAGCGCATTGCGTCCTCCACACGCACTCGACCCACCTGGTGGCGCTGACCCTGGCGGGCGTGCACTCGCCCGCGGCCGTGCTGCCGCCGATCACGCCCTACCAGGTCATGAAGATCGGACGGGTTCCGCTGATCGGCTATGCGCGTCCCGGCGCGCCGGAGGTCGCCCGTCAGGTCGCGGCGCTGGCGCTCGAAGTCCGTGGCGTCCTGCTCGAACGGCTGGGCCCGGTGGTCTGGGCGGCGACCGTGACGGGCGCCAGCCACGCACTCGAGGAGCTCGAGGAGACGGCGCGGCTCTGGCTGATGTCCGAGCGTCGTCCGGCGCCCCTCGATCCGGCGCAGGTGGCCGAACTCGAGGCCACGTTCGGCGCACGCTGGTGA
- a CDS encoding four-carbon acid sugar kinase family protein — translation METPKPLLGCIADDFTGATDLANILVRGGMRTVQTIGVPSDALAAVLDADAVVVALKSRTAPREQAVAESLAALRWLQGRGCTQFFFKYCSTFDATAEGNIGPVAEALLDALGADFAIACPAFPGAGRTVYLGHLFVGHRLLNESGMENHPLTPMHDANLVRVLQAQSVGRVGLIAQPDVAAGVERIRARVAALRGEGVRLAIADAVSDLDLIALGEACAGAPLVTGGSGLAQGLPANFRRQGALRETDAGCLPVVAGPAVVLSGSASTATNAQVAAWLRAGRPAFRVDPLALARGEPVVDAALDAIATDATTLVYATTSPDEVRRVQAALGVARAGALIEAALGEIAARLRARGTRRFVVAGGETSGAVIQALGLQALRIGRQIDPGVPETQSLGEAQPLAVVLKSGNFGTEDFFEKALRQLDGGGA, via the coding sequence ATGGAAACGCCCAAACCCCTGCTGGGGTGCATCGCCGACGACTTCACCGGTGCCACCGACCTCGCCAACATCCTCGTGCGCGGCGGAATGCGCACGGTCCAGACCATCGGCGTGCCTTCGGACGCGCTGGCGGCCGTCCTGGACGCCGACGCCGTCGTCGTCGCGCTGAAGTCGCGCACCGCGCCGCGCGAACAGGCGGTGGCCGAGAGCCTGGCGGCGTTGCGATGGCTCCAGGGCCGGGGCTGCACGCAGTTCTTCTTCAAGTACTGCTCGACCTTCGATGCCACCGCCGAAGGCAACATCGGCCCGGTGGCGGAGGCGCTGCTCGACGCGCTGGGCGCCGATTTCGCCATCGCCTGTCCGGCCTTTCCCGGCGCCGGGCGCACGGTGTACCTGGGGCACCTCTTCGTGGGACACAGGCTGCTCAACGAATCGGGCATGGAAAACCATCCGCTCACGCCGATGCACGATGCGAACCTGGTGCGCGTGCTGCAGGCGCAGAGCGTCGGGCGCGTCGGCCTGATCGCCCAGCCCGACGTGGCGGCGGGCGTGGAGCGCATCCGCGCGCGCGTCGCGGCGCTGCGCGGCGAGGGCGTGCGCCTGGCGATCGCCGATGCCGTCTCCGACCTCGACCTGATCGCCCTCGGCGAAGCATGCGCCGGCGCGCCCCTGGTGACGGGTGGTTCCGGCCTGGCGCAGGGCCTGCCGGCGAACTTCCGTCGCCAGGGTGCGCTGCGCGAGACCGATGCCGGGTGCCTGCCCGTGGTGGCCGGCCCCGCGGTCGTGCTCTCGGGCAGCGCCTCGACCGCCACCAACGCCCAGGTGGCGGCCTGGCTGCGCGCCGGCCGGCCGGCATTCCGTGTCGACCCGCTGGCCCTGGCGCGCGGCGAGCCCGTGGTCGATGCCGCGCTGGACGCCATCGCCACGGACGCGACGACGCTGGTCTACGCCACCACGTCCCCCGACGAGGTGCGCCGTGTGCAGGCGGCGCTGGGCGTCGCGCGTGCCGGTGCGCTGATCGAAGCGGCGCTGGGCGAGATCGCGGCACGCCTGCGCGCGCGCGGCACCCGCCGCTTCGTGGTCGCCGGCGGCGAGACTTCCGGCGCCGTGATCCAGGCGCTCGGACTCCAGGCCCTGCGCATCGGCCGGCAGATCGACCCCGGGGTGCCGGAGACGCAATCCCTGGGCGAGGCGCAGCCGCTGGCGGTCGTGCTGAAGTCCGGCAACTTCGGGACCGAGGACTTCTTCGAGAAGGCCTTGCGCCAGCTCGACGGGGGCGGCGCGTGA
- a CDS encoding homoserine dehydrogenase: MNFELLFADQPQREVRFTLTGAKGGFARTLLAQVRVMPRLVPVALCDLDLPGLRAMCEALGFPAERLVTCHDAAQLAAAPPDAIRLVADAALLREVPHDILVEATGNPKVGHRVAREAIDAGRHVAMVSKEVDTVAGVALARRAAAKGVVYTTADGDQPANLIGWVSWARTLGLEIVAAGKSGEYDLVYDPATGTLSQLDETRSTPSMSRLLTLGEDIPATLAARRAALEGLKTGATADYCEMAVVASSTGLVADVEAMHYPIARIAELADIYALRAHGGIVGRPGVIDVFNVLRLPGEASFAGGVFVVVRTGDAPTWQLLAQKGHTVSRDGRYACMYLPYHFMGVETPISLLNAVLHGRASGSDRPAQHAILAGRAIEAIPAGTVLRMGGHHHDVTGVKPVLLARAAAPTDVAPLYLAAHATTAREIAAGALIGLDDIEGDDPALRAAWLEGLQDDATRHG, encoded by the coding sequence ATGAACTTCGAGCTGCTCTTCGCCGATCAACCGCAGCGCGAGGTGCGCTTCACCCTGACCGGGGCCAAGGGCGGCTTCGCGCGCACCCTGCTGGCGCAGGTGCGGGTGATGCCGCGCCTGGTGCCGGTGGCCCTGTGCGACCTCGACCTGCCGGGACTGCGCGCCATGTGCGAGGCGCTGGGCTTTCCGGCCGAACGGCTCGTGACGTGCCACGATGCCGCGCAACTCGCCGCCGCGCCGCCTGACGCCATCCGACTGGTGGCCGATGCGGCCCTGCTGCGCGAGGTGCCGCACGACATCCTGGTGGAGGCCACCGGCAACCCGAAGGTCGGCCACCGCGTGGCGCGCGAGGCGATCGATGCCGGCCGCCACGTGGCCATGGTGAGCAAGGAGGTCGACACGGTCGCCGGCGTCGCGCTCGCCCGCCGCGCGGCCGCGAAGGGCGTGGTCTACACCACCGCCGATGGCGACCAGCCGGCCAACCTGATCGGCTGGGTGAGCTGGGCGCGCACGCTGGGACTGGAGATCGTCGCGGCCGGCAAGTCGGGTGAGTACGACCTCGTCTACGACCCGGCCACCGGCACGCTGAGCCAGCTCGACGAGACCCGCTCCACGCCGTCGATGTCGCGGCTGCTGACGCTGGGCGAGGACATCCCCGCCACGCTGGCGGCCCGCCGGGCCGCGCTCGAAGGCCTGAAGACCGGCGCCACGGCCGACTACTGCGAGATGGCCGTGGTGGCGTCGAGCACCGGCCTGGTCGCCGATGTCGAGGCCATGCACTACCCCATCGCGCGCATCGCGGAACTCGCCGACATCTACGCGCTGCGCGCGCATGGCGGCATCGTCGGGCGGCCCGGCGTGATCGACGTCTTCAACGTGCTGCGCCTGCCGGGCGAGGCCAGCTTCGCGGGCGGCGTGTTCGTCGTCGTGCGCACCGGCGACGCACCGACGTGGCAGCTGCTGGCGCAGAAAGGACACACCGTGAGCCGCGACGGTCGCTACGCCTGCATGTACCTGCCCTACCACTTCATGGGGGTCGAGACGCCCATCAGCCTGCTCAACGCCGTGCTGCACGGTCGCGCCTCCGGCAGCGACCGGCCCGCGCAGCATGCGATCTTGGCCGGCCGCGCCATCGAGGCCATCCCCGCCGGGACCGTGCTGCGCATGGGCGGCCACCACCACGACGTGACCGGCGTGAAGCCGGTGCTGCTCGCGCGCGCGGCGGCGCCCACCGACGTCGCGCCGCTCTATCTGGCGGCGCATGCCACGACCGCGCGCGAGATCGCCGCCGGCGCGCTGATCGGGCTCGACGACATCGAGGGCGACGACCCGGCGCTGCGCGCTGCGTGGCTCGAGGGCCTGCAGGACGACGCCACGCGCCATGGATGA
- a CDS encoding DeoR/GlpR family DNA-binding transcription regulator, producing MDEVVVPEGPAGRGATLIPEQRREMIVRQLRHHQVLSVHQLTELLGCSHMTVRRDVAALEESGRVYAISGGVRIASHMVSEPSHQAKSVTEQPQKHAIAARVATLLKPGMTVYLDAGTTTACLIPSIAALADMTVLTNDFHAALALSDHPGVTVVHTGGVLDHRNGSGIGPLAAATLRRLVADIAFLSASSWDLERGVTTPSAPKVEVKRAAMEIASQRVLLATGAKYGTYGTYRIAALGEFDLVVTDDGLSEAAVLRMRESGVEVAIAPTATPPPGVPG from the coding sequence ATGGATGAGGTCGTGGTCCCCGAAGGCCCGGCCGGCCGGGGCGCCACGCTCATTCCCGAGCAGCGGCGCGAGATGATCGTGCGGCAGCTGCGTCACCACCAGGTGCTGAGCGTGCACCAGCTCACCGAGCTGCTCGGCTGCTCCCACATGACCGTGCGGCGCGACGTCGCCGCGCTGGAGGAGAGCGGGCGCGTCTACGCGATCTCCGGCGGCGTGCGCATCGCCAGCCACATGGTCAGCGAGCCCAGTCATCAGGCCAAGTCGGTGACCGAGCAGCCGCAGAAGCACGCCATCGCGGCACGCGTCGCGACCCTGCTCAAACCCGGCATGACGGTCTACCTCGACGCCGGCACGACCACCGCCTGCCTGATCCCGTCCATCGCCGCGCTGGCGGACATGACGGTGCTGACCAACGACTTCCACGCCGCCCTGGCGCTGTCGGACCATCCGGGCGTGACCGTCGTGCACACCGGCGGCGTGCTCGACCATCGCAACGGATCGGGCATCGGCCCGCTGGCGGCGGCCACGCTGCGGCGGCTGGTGGCGGACATCGCGTTCCTCTCGGCGAGTTCCTGGGACCTGGAGCGCGGGGTCACCACCCCCTCGGCGCCCAAGGTGGAGGTCAAGCGCGCGGCGATGGAGATCGCCTCGCAGCGCGTGCTGCTCGCCACCGGCGCCAAGTACGGCACGTACGGCACCTACCGGATCGCGGCGCTGGGCGAGTTCGACCTCGTCGTCACCGACGACGGGCTGTCCGAAGCCGCCGTGCTGCGCATGCGCGAGTCCGGCGTCGAGGTCGCCATCGCCCCGACCGCGACGCCGCCGCCGGGCGTCCCCGGCTGA